TCACTTTCGAAGTCCTTGAGGATAAAGTATCCAGAAGCAAGATCGCAGAAGCGGCAGTATACGTAGACGGCACATACACAGGAAAGACCAACAGGCATGAAGGCAAGTTCTCGACAGTCCTGTCAGCCGGCGAACATGAGATCAGGATATCTAAGGAAGGCCTCGAGGATAATGTCTCGATAATTGATATCGTACCGGGAACAACTTACACGTTCCTGATGAAACCCGGAGGAAAGACTTTTTCAATATTTGATACGGAACTCCTGTTAAAGTCCCTTCAAAAATTAATATGGCTCGGGGCCGTGACGACTATCAAGCTATCCGTAATGGCATACGGATTGGGCATCGTGATCGGACTATTCATGGGAATAGGCAGGACTTCCAAGAATAAGCTCATAAGGCTGGCCTCATCAATATATGTTGAGGGAGTCAGGGGAATACCCATCCTGCTTCAGCTATTTATCGTATATTTTGGTATCCCGTTCCTCGTACAGGACATCACGGGCGGAAATTTCAACATTGACGCGTTCACATCGTGCATGGTAGCGCTATCCATCAACGCGGGCGCTTATATCGCCGAGATATTCAAGGCAGGCATAGAAGCGATCCATAAGGGACAGATGGAAGCGGCCAGGTCCATCGGTATGACATACAACCAGTCGATGAGATATATCATACTACCCCAGGCATTCAAGATCGTTCTCCCGGCACTCGGTAATGAGTTCATCGCCTTGATCAAGGATTCGTCGATAGGTATGGTCATCGCGGTCAACGAGATCACATGGTGGTCAAAGACCCTGGGAGCGGAAGCGTTCAACACGTTTACCCCGCTGATGGGAGCAGGCATAGTCTACCTGTGCATCACGATACCGCTGGGTAAGCTTGTCCAGTACCTCGAAAAGAGGGGCAATATAAGCTCCGGAAAAGAAGGTACGGCGGCCAATAAAAAGAAGCGTAAAGAGAGAGGTAAGCCGGAGGCTACGATATGAGCGAGATAATGGTATCCATTAGAGACCTCCACAAGACATTCGGTGAACTGGAAGTGCTCAAGGGCATAAACGCGGAGATCAAGAAAGGAGAGGTCATCGTAGTGCTTGGCCCGAGCGGCTCGGGCAAAAGCACGATGCTCAGATGCATTAACCTGCTGGAAGAACCCACTAAGGGGCAGATATTCATAGGCGATATGGAAATAACCAGTAAAAAGACCGACATCAACAAGATGAGACAGCGCGTAGGCATGGTGTTCCAGCAGTTCAACCTTTTCCCGCACCTTACTGCACTGCAGAACGTCACGCTCGGCCCCTTAAAGGTACAGAAAAAGTCCAAAGAAGAAGCTAATAAGCTGGGCCTGGAACTCTTGAAAAAGGTCGGCCTTCAGGAAAAAGCGAATAACTTCCCGATACAGCTTTCCGGCGGACAGCAGCAGCGTGTCGCCATAGCCAGGGCGCTTGCGATGAAACCTGAGGTCATGTTATTCGACGAGGTCACATCGGCACTGGACCCCGAACTTGTCAAAGAGGTTCTTGACGTGATGAAGACTCTGGCCATGGAAGGCATGACCATGATAGTCGTCACGCACGAGATGGGCTTTGCCCGCGAAGTCGGCGACCGCATCATATTCATGGACGGCGGCTTCATAGTCGAAGAAAACACTCCCGACAGGTTCTTCACGAACCCGCAGCATGACAGGACAAAGAAGTTCCTGAACATGATAAGCTAAGGGTTCAAATATCCTTTTTTTATTTTTAAGTCTTTTACTGGGTGCTCTGTTATTTAGAGTTATAAATCCTGTTCTAAAGTCTATTATGAGTGTACAAATCAGTTTACCACAAAGGTAACCAGGGGCACTGGCTTTCACCACGAAATCTTTGATGAGCGGGGTCTTGCTCAGGTTTTAAGAATGAAAAATGTGTCTTACTAAATTGTCTTTGAGATGAAGTTTTTATGGTTGTGCCTGTCGGATGGCAGGTATACACGTAACCTCACAAAAACACGGAAACACAAAAATTTTTTATATGATTTTTTAAGGGCACAAAAAGCACTAAGAATTTACTCACTAAACCACAAAGGGCTCAAGTATCACCGTCAACGCTCTAACACCTCTAACGCTCGGCTCAACGCACTAACCTCTCAAAGTCACCAACGCTAAAACAAGACCCGAACATTCTCCAAACCACAAAAGTTTAATATCCCGGTTTGTGTTCCCCTTGACCTATAGCAGGGATATATTTGTCGTGTAAGCGTCAACCGTGCGGTTAAAATTTAGTGTTTTTGGAGAATGTTCGGGTCTTGTTTTAGCGTTAGTGACTTAGAGAGGTTAGTGCGTTGAGCCGTGCATTAGAGACTTTAGTGCGTTGACGGTGATACTGGAGCATTTGTGATTTGGTGAGTGAACCTTTGGGTTTTCGTGACCTTAAATTCTAAAAAAAAATTTGTGGTTCTGTGTTTCTGTGAGGTTACGTGTCTACCTGCCATCCGATAGGCATAACTGCAGAACATCGATCCCATAATAGATGTTACATGCAAGTCTTTACAGAGACCATCAAAAAGTCTTTCATGGGAGCGCACACAAAGTCGAAAAAGGACCACCAGTTCCCACCTCGAAGGGCGCTAAGGGATCAAGGGTACACAAAGGACTTTTTCAGAAGGTTATCATATACTTATAAAATTTGTGTACCCTTGATCCCTTAGCGCCCTTCGTGGTGGAAACTGGTGTACCCTTGAGCCCGTTGAGCGCTTCGTGGTAAAAAATAGTGGTCCGTAGAGCCCTTTGTGATGAAATTTATTTTACTTATTCATAAATTTGGGAACTTAGAATAGTTAAATATTAACTGTCGAAGTCAGATTAGACAGTTTTAGCACGCCAAATAAATGCTTGGTATTTAACCATATTACCTGCATACGGTGATTTTATATAGTCGCAAATCCATTAGCTTTACGTTATTGTATTTTTCATCCAAAATATTTCGTCATTTGTCGAAGTCGACTACTAAAAAATTTATATACGTGGATTGCATTCTAAGGGCTGATGCAGAACGACATTGTCGACCTGAGGGCAAAACTGGCCGAGAAAATGGCCGGTGAGATCACGCTGTCGCAAAACCCCGGCGATACCATTAAGAAGTGGAGGAAGAACTTCGAGGTCTCCCAGATAGACCTGGCGAACTCCATTGAAGTATCGCCATCGGTCATTAGCGACTATGAGAGCGGAAGAAGAAAGTCCCCTGGTACGGCAATTATCAGCAAGATCGTTGAAGCTCTGCTCGACCTCGACGAGAAGGCAGGCTCTCACAAGATAAGGGCCTACGAGACTATGCTCATCGAGAGATATAACTCAAACGTCATACTCGATATCCACGAGTACCGATCGCCGATACACCTGACCAGGTTCTCGAAGTTGATAAAGGCCGAGCAGGTATCGGGAAAATTCGACCGGTCCATAAACGGATATACGATAGTTGATAGCTTGAACGCTATTTTTCAGATGTCCTCTAACGAGTTTTACAGGCTCTACGGATGGAGCACCGAAAGGGCGCTTATATTCTGTAATGTTTCGACAGGGAGATCGCCGATGGTGGCTCTGAGGGTCACACCACTTAAGCCTGCGGCGGTAGTTCTCCATGGCCTGGAGGCAGAAAAGATAGACCCGGTGGCGAGAAAGATCGCAGATATTGAGTCTTTCCCGCTAATGACCACACAGATGGACATCGATGAAATGATAAACTCGCTTAAGGGAGTAAAAGAATGAAGCTAGGAATCAGTTCTTACGGAGCTTACGTTCCCCAGTACCGCATCAAGGTCGATGAGATCGCGAAGGTATGGGGCGATAACGCAGACGATTACAAGAATGGCCTTATGGTAACAGAAAAGTCCGTACCTGACGTCGATGAGGACGCGGCTACGATAGCAGTTGAGGCTGCAAGGAATGCGATGGCCCGCGGCGCGGACGCGAAGAAGATAGGTGCGATATACGTGGGTTCCGAAAGCCACCCGTATGCGGTTAAGCCTACTGCGACCATCGTGGCCGCAGCGATAGGCGCACCGTCGAGAATGACAGCGGCGGACTTTGAGTTCGCATGTAAGGCAGGCACTGCCGCCGTACAGGCCGGCATGGGTGTTGTCGCCGCAGGGATCGCCGAGACAGCGCTGGCAATAGGCTCGGACGTATCGCAGGGAGCTCCCGGCGACGCGCTGGAGTATACGGCCGCAGCAGGCGGAGCGGCGTTCGTCATAAGCAAGAACGACCTCATAGCTGTAATTAACGACACATGCTCGTTCACTACCGATACGCCGGACTTCTGGAGAAGGGAAGGCGCGGACTACCCGAGACACGGCGGAAGGTTCACCGGAGAGCCGGGTTACTTTAAGCATGTCACATCAGCGGCGAAGATGCTCCTGGAGAAGACAAAGACAAAGCCGACTGATTACACTTATGCAGTATTCCACCAGCCGAACGGAAAGTTCCCGACCAAGGCGGCACAGATGTTAGGATTTACCAAAGAACAGATAAAGCCCGGCCTTACCTGCCCGAAGATGGGTAACACGTACTCCGGCGCGAGCATGGTAGGACTGGCGGCCACGCTGGACATAGCGAAGCCGGGAGACAGGATATTCGTCACCTCGTTCGGTTCGGGTGCGGGCAGCGACTCGTTCGACATAACCGTCACAGAGAGGATCAACGAGGTAAGGGACCTGGCACCAAAGGTGTGGGATTACATCAACAACGCGAAATACATTGACTACGCGACCTACGCCAAGCACAAAGGAAAGATCAACATAGACGGGTAAGAGGAAGAGGTGACAGAAATGAGAGATGTTGCGATCATAGGTGTCGGATGCACCAATTTCGGCGAGATGTGGGACAGGTCATTCAGGGATATAGTCGTAGAGGCAGGAGTTCAGGCCATCGAAGACGCGAACCTGTCAGGTGAAGAGATAGAGGCAATGTACGTGGGCAACATGAGCGCCGGCCAGTTCATCAACCAGGAACATGTCGGCTCGCTCATAGCGGACTTCTCGGGACTCGCGAGCGGATTACATATCCCCGCGACCAGAGTAGAGGCAGCATGCGCATCGGGCGGCCTTGCATTAAGGAACGCAGTGATGGCAGTGGCCTCCGGGTACCATGACATAGTCGTGGCAGCAGGAGTCGAGAAGATGACCGACGTCGAGACAGGCGTCACTGTAGACGCGCTGGCATCGGCGGCCGACCGTGAATGGGAAGGGTTCATGGGAGCCACGTTCCCGGCACTTTACGCGATGGTAGCCAGGCTGCACATGCACAGGTACGGCACTACCCGCGACCAGCTCGCGCAGGTAGCGGTCAAGAACCACCACAACGCGATGGGCAACCCCAGGGCACAGTTCAGGAACGAGATCACCCTTGACACTGTCAAGAACTCCACAATGGTAGCCGATCCGTTCACGCTGTTCGACTGTTCCCCGATCACTGACGGAGCGGCCTCGGTAATAGTCGCGCCGGCAGAAATGGCGAAGGAATACACCGACTGCCCGGTATATGTCATAGGTACAGGCCAGGCAACTGACACGATATCGCTCCACAACAGGGTAGACCTGTGTACTTTCGGCGCATCAGTGGCTGCCGGAAAGAGAGCATACGAGATGGCTGGCGTCACGCCGCAGGACATTGACCTCGTAGAGGTTCATGACTGCTTCACTATTGCTGAGATACTGGCGATCGAGGACCTCGGGTTCTTCAAGAAGGGACAGGGCGGACCTGCGACCCTCGCGGGAGAGACAGCCATCGGCGGCAAGATACCCGTAAACACGTCGGGAGGCTTAAAGGCCTGCGGACATCCCGTAGGAGCTACCGGCATAAAGCAGGCCGTAGAGTGCGTCGAGCAGCTCAGAGGCCAGGCAGGAAAGAGACAGGTAGATGGCGCGGAGATCGCGATGACCCACAACGTGGGCGGCACCGGCGGCACTGCAGTATGCCATATATTCTCGAAAAGCAGGAGGATGAAGTAAATGAGCGTTCCAAGATTCTGGAGAGAGATCCCGGCACGTTATAATCTGATAGGCACAAAGTGCGAGAACTGCGGTAAGTTCTACTTCCCGCCAAGGCGCCTTTGCCCGGAGTGCAGAAGGAACAGTAAGATGGTCGAATACCAGTTCAATGGCACCGGCGAAGTCGTGACATACTCCGTAATATACACCCCGGGAGACAGCTGGATCGGAAAGAAGCCATATGTCCTGGCAGTGATCAAGCTTGACGAAGGCCCCCACCTTACTTCGGAAGTAATATGCGAGCCGTCCGAGATCAGCATCGGAATGCGCGTAAAGAAGGTCTTCCGCAGGATAGGCGAAGACGGCGATAAGGGCATGATCCATTACGGTACCAAGTTCATACCGGAATAAGGGTCATACCACCCTTTTTATTTTTTTATAGCACTTTTCTAGCTTTTGGGCCTTTCTCGTGCTTTTTATCGTACAACAATAAAAGATTAAAATATATCCAAAACATTGAAAAGTCGTTTTCAATCTAATACACGCTTCTGCTATTTTTGGAATTTTTCATTATGCCTTTCGGATGGCAGGTAGATATGAATTTCACGAAAACACAAAAACACAAAAAACTTCACAAAAAAGGCCGAAGAACCTCCTAATTAGAATTTGTCATAATTTTTTCTGCTACGACCTCTTTCTCGCCTTTATAGAGCTTTACAGTACCCTTAAGTTTGATATGGTCCCCTGCGCTCATGCCATTAAACAGATAATGATCTTCGCATGAAGAGTACACAAAGACATTAGCGATAATGCTCCCGGACTTTACCGCTAATAACAAGTGCCCTCCGGTATACGTTCTTTCTTTGGATAGGAGGATACCTTCGACCACGACATTATCCCCGACATCAGAGTCCGGACCATATGTTTGATACGTCTCATGGCCCATTAGAAAGAACATGGAGACAATAGCGAATAACGCGCACGATAATATTGCTATGGTAGCGATCTCTCCCTTTTGCAAGCGCATGAGCATTAATTGTCCTGTTAGTAGATAATTGTTTTCATTAAATTGTAAATAAAGTAACTGATCAATAGCTCAACGAATTTTCCAAAGACCTCATATACAAATAATATAAAGTAATTAATATGCCCTTGCAGGTCATGGCCTATAATATCGATGAAGCTATTTACATACCGCTTCAGGATCTTGATAAATATCCGGACCATGTTAAATGGATAAGCCTTAGTTCGCCTGCAGAGGACGAGATCAATTCGATAGCTTCATTACTTGACCTTCACCCGCTTGTCATTGAGGACATGATGCAGGGCGAGGAGCTTCCGAAGGTCAACGAATATCCAAAATACACTTTTATCATCACCGACATCCTGGAGTTTAAAGAGGATGAGCTGATCGCGAATAAGCTCTATATGGTGCTGGGTAAAGACTTCCTGATGACACTGACGGAGGATATCGATACCATCAGGTTCGTGCAGAACCTGGTCGTCAGCAAAGCCCGGAACATCATAGAGCAGGGACCGGACTTCTTAGCGTACACATTTTTGGATCGCGGCGTCGACAAATTCTACCCGGTACTTGACGAGATCGAGGACATAGTGATGGAAGTCGAGGATCTTGTCATAGAGCAGCCGGATAAATGGATCCTTAACGTCATGACGGACGTAAGGCGCGATCTTTTGATAGTAAGGAAATCCGCGTGGCTCATCAGAGAAGTGATATCGTCGCTCATGCGAGGCTCATCGCCGTTCATTACGCCCAGGACTGTGATCTATCTCAGGGATGTCTATGATCACATAATACAGACGATGGAGCTTGTGGAGACATACAGGGACATTCTGGTATCCTCAAGGGACACATACATGTCCTCGGTTTCCAACTCGCTTAACGAGGTCATGAAACAGCTCACTATAATTGCGACCATAATGCTCCCGTTATCGTTCATAGCGAGCGTCTACGGCATGAACTTTAAATTCATGCCTGAGCTGGAATGGGAATATGGATACTTCGCAGTGCTGGGCTTCATGATACTGTTGACGGCCATAATGATCGCGTACTTCAGGAAAAAGAAATGGATTTGAAGATCATTTAGTTTCTTCGGAAAAATCATAGTCGAAGTCGGTGATCCTTTTACGGTCCCTTATTGTGATGTAGAAGTTCATCTTATACAGGATCGTGAACGCGAACACGAAGGCCTGTATCAACGCCTGAAAGATCCCGACGGAGATCATTGCAGGGATCCCGATCGCAATGTCTATATTGCCCATATAAGTGGCGTTCATATAAGATGTGTTTGTCATGTAGGTCTCGTTTGTCATAAACTCTGCAGTCATTCCCATCAGCAACGGGAACTGGACAAGCAGCTTCAGGATCAATATTATTATGAAGAGCGGTAACACCGCAGCGAAGTTACGTTTAACAAAGTTCACGCTCATTGAAAAAGACTTTAGTACCCCGTGGTTTTCCGTAATGATGCACACGTCATAGAACTCTATGAGCATCAGGCCGATGAACATTATCGTCAGGGATACCAGCGCCATCAGCGAAGCCACGAACGCGTCACCGGCTATCCCGGCGCTGAACAACACCAGGAGCAGCGAAGTCGTCAATAGATAATATATGATGAAAGCGACGATGCTCGCCAGTAAATACTTCGGGTAATATTTTTTTATAGACCCCAAAAACGTTGAAAAGCTTGAGGAGCCGCTATTTATATACTCTAATGCGTACCCCATGGAGCCGCTCAGGATTAGCGGCATGATGATTATCGGGAATATCAGGAAAGTATAGCTCCCGGATAACTCCAGAGCGGTACCGCTAAATGACCCGTACGGTAAAAGCCCGGGCAGTGACAGGATACCTACTAGCGCGCCGGCCAGCAGTAACATGGAACAGTTAGCCAGTCCCTTTACGCTTTTCTCTAATATGGAAATGAAGTCACCCATGTTTTATACGCCGAATTTTACTTGTGGTCATAGGATATATAATTAATGGATTACGCAGTATATGCCAAAATTATTGATTTGGACCGATATGATAAAAATATCCAATTTTTTACATATTAATTCATAAGTGTAAATGGCACATTAATTAAATCGAATACCATCAAGCCCTAATAAATGATCAATGGGCAGGCGAACATACGTAAACACTTTATATAATCGAGGCATAATATAAATTAATCATTCGTATTGATACGAATGAAAATAGCTCTATGCAAGGAGTATCTTGATGCTATACAGCTTTAAATGTAAAGTATGCGGCAATGTGACAAAGGCTGCGATAAGGCCTCACTTATGCCCCGGATGTAAAGCCAGAAGAAGCAATCTAGAGAAGATAGAGCGAGAAAACGCCTAAAGGCATTGATGGAGGGAATTTTTACGAAGATAACATCGATAATGGAAAAAACGTTCAAGGGAGAGACAACGGAAGTCGGGCTATACCTCACGATGGCCAGAAAGGCCGAGCTGGAGGGCTATCCGGACATAGCGATGTACCTTAAGAACCTGGCCTGGGAAGAGGCGGGCCATGCATGTGAAGTCCTGACCATTCTCGGAAAGTATGGCGGCATGGAGATCAAGAGCACTAAAGAGAACCTTCAGATGATGCTTGAAGGCGAAAAAATGGCTACACAGGAAAAGCTGGACGCAGCCATGATAGCCAGAGACGAGGGGGTCCCGGACGCAGCCTTGTTCTTCGAGAGCGCCTCGAAAGACGAACACAGGCACAGGTCTGCACTGGAAGGTTTCCTTAAAAAATTGTGAAGCCGTTAGAGTAAAGCGAATAACATTATGGGCGCAACAGTCGGTCTTAAAAGTTATCGGAATATACTTTTAAATAATAGCCCCTGTGCGGCCATAAAATAGTACTGTGAAGGGATCTACCCCTTCACACTTTTAAACTTATTTTCTGTGTTGCCTGCATACCCTGTCCGGCAGTCTTTTCATCGCCCATCCTGAACTTTTTCTCCAGGAGCTCGTAAGTGTTCTCTGCCACGTCCCCCAGGACCTGGGCGCTTGCGTTGAGCTCTTCGACGGACGCGGTCTGTTCCTCGATGGACGCGCTTGTCTCCTCGGACGAAGACGCGGTCTCCTCTGCCGTCGATGCGGCCGCCTCGATACTCTTCGCGATGGACTCCAGCGCTTCCGCGCCCGACCGGGCATCGGCAGATACTTCCGCTATCATGCGGTTTATCTCATCTACGGACCTGACGACTTCCTGAATGTTCGTCATGGCGCTGGTGATGACCTTTTCACCTTCGACCGACTCCGACGAGACGTTCTCTATAGACCTCATCACGCGCAGCGTTTCCTGCTGGACGTTCTCGATAAGGCTGTTGATGCGCTCAGTGCTCTTCCTGGATTCGTCCGCAAGCTTCCTGACCTCTTCCGCGACAACTGCGAAGCCTCTTCCGTGCTCCCCCGCACGAGCCGCCTCTATCGCTGCGTTCAATGCGAGCAGGTTTGTCTGGTCAGCGATATTCTTGATCGTATCGGTGACCTTGCCGATCTCCTTCACGGCCTGGTCCAGCCCGGATACCACCTGTGTCGCTTCCCGCACGGCAGAATTAATGCTCTTCATACCGCTTGAAACGTCTGCCGCCTCATCGCCGACCTCTTTTGCTTTCCTTGCGCCTTCTTTTGCCAGAACGGATGATCTTTCCGCATTCGAGTCCAGCTTTCTGAACAGCGTGTTCGCATCTCTCGCCCTGCTGGAAGCCTCGTCTGCGAGCCTTGCCAGGTTCTCCGCTCCTCTGGATATCTCGCCGGACGCAGATGCGACCTGCTCAATGCTCGTGCTCATCTGCGACGCGCTCTCCGCGACCTCCTGTGCCTTATTCTTGGTCTCGCCGGCATTCAGCTTGATCTCGCCTATGATGGAACGGAGGTCCCTGATGAGCAGATTATAAGAGTCGAATATCTTGCCGAAATCATCGTCATGCTCCTTGACCATGACACGATTGAGGTCGCCATTGGCCACGGCCTCTATGCCGTCCACAAGTAGCGATGTCATGCGCGAATTATATTCAAGCTGGGCCTTGATCTGTTCCTCTTTTTCTTTTATGACAGTGATATCCTGGATGACCTCTATGCCGCCTATGAACTCGCCCGAGGAATTTTTGATAGGTATAGCCGATATGAGTGCCGGCATAAACACTCCCTTACCGATAGGGATCTTCCGCTCTTCGTTAATGACGCTCTTCTTGGTGTCTATGACTATATCAAGGACAGTGTCCGATTTTACATTGAGCACATCGCGGATGGACTTGCCGATACTTTCTTCGACGGATTTTTTGCTAAAAGTGGTGAAATTTTCGCTGACATAAGAGACGATATGGTTCTGGTCCGCGATAAGAAGGCTTACTGGTATGCTCCTCAACATCCTTTGAATATTATCGGCCTGTTTTTTCAGCTCGATCTCATTTTGTTTTTGTTTTGTGGTATCCCGTATGATCTCAATGCCGCCCTTAAAATTACCTTTTTCATCGGTCATCACTAAGGCGGTGAGCTGGGCATACATCGTATCCCCTTTGACGGTCTTTAGTTTCACGTCATGTATGTATTCCCGCTGGCCTGCCCGGAAACTCTTTTCTATCGGACAGCTGCTATCGCAATATCCGGAAGGTATGTTATTGCACATGAATCTGTCACATCTATACTCGCAAGCCTTATCCACAGCGATCCCCGTAAGCCTGGCGGCCGCATTATTACAATAGACTATATTACGGTCCGCGTCCCGGACAAGAATAGGGTCCGGGATGTAGGAGAGTATTTTTTCATACTGGCTGCTATTCATTTTAACCGAGCGCTTACCTGCGCTCATTAATATTCCAAGCACACTACTAAACATTTTAATTGCACGCCCCTCTACCCCCCGAAGCTTAACCATATCATTTTTATCATCAAGATATTGCTAATTAATCGT
The nucleotide sequence above comes from Methanooceanicella nereidis. Encoded proteins:
- a CDS encoding hydroxymethylglutaryl-CoA synthase: MKLGISSYGAYVPQYRIKVDEIAKVWGDNADDYKNGLMVTEKSVPDVDEDAATIAVEAARNAMARGADAKKIGAIYVGSESHPYAVKPTATIVAAAIGAPSRMTAADFEFACKAGTAAVQAGMGVVAAGIAETALAIGSDVSQGAPGDALEYTAAAGGAAFVISKNDLIAVINDTCSFTTDTPDFWRREGADYPRHGGRFTGEPGYFKHVTSAAKMLLEKTKTKPTDYTYAVFHQPNGKFPTKAAQMLGFTKEQIKPGLTCPKMGNTYSGASMVGLAATLDIAKPGDRIFVTSFGSGAGSDSFDITVTERINEVRDLAPKVWDYINNAKYIDYATYAKHKGKINIDG
- a CDS encoding ABC transporter permease subunit (The N-terminal region of this protein, as described by TIGR01726, is a three transmembrane segment that identifies a subfamily of ABC transporter permease subunits, which specificities that include histidine, arginine, glutamine, glutamate, L-cystine (sic), the opines (in Agrobacterium) octopine and nopaline, etc.) — protein: MNKKHRGLRALSIILLLLIISPLLMGAAFGQSGTLTVKVKNDMLKPIENANIYIDGSFAGTTNEIGELIIKNFPSGSHNVTATKEGFENKTFTRDLVSGTLINFELKLAKDGSSADAVTFEVLEDKVSRSKIAEAAVYVDGTYTGKTNRHEGKFSTVLSAGEHEIRISKEGLEDNVSIIDIVPGTTYTFLMKPGGKTFSIFDTELLLKSLQKLIWLGAVTTIKLSVMAYGLGIVIGLFMGIGRTSKNKLIRLASSIYVEGVRGIPILLQLFIVYFGIPFLVQDITGGNFNIDAFTSCMVALSINAGAYIAEIFKAGIEAIHKGQMEAARSIGMTYNQSMRYIILPQAFKIVLPALGNEFIALIKDSSIGMVIAVNEITWWSKTLGAEAFNTFTPLMGAGIVYLCITIPLGKLVQYLEKRGNISSGKEGTAANKKKRKERGKPEATI
- a CDS encoding helix-turn-helix domain-containing protein yields the protein MQNDIVDLRAKLAEKMAGEITLSQNPGDTIKKWRKNFEVSQIDLANSIEVSPSVISDYESGRRKSPGTAIISKIVEALLDLDEKAGSHKIRAYETMLIERYNSNVILDIHEYRSPIHLTRFSKLIKAEQVSGKFDRSINGYTIVDSLNAIFQMSSNEFYRLYGWSTERALIFCNVSTGRSPMVALRVTPLKPAAVVLHGLEAEKIDPVARKIADIESFPLMTTQMDIDEMINSLKGVKE
- a CDS encoding thiolase domain-containing protein yields the protein MRDVAIIGVGCTNFGEMWDRSFRDIVVEAGVQAIEDANLSGEEIEAMYVGNMSAGQFINQEHVGSLIADFSGLASGLHIPATRVEAACASGGLALRNAVMAVASGYHDIVVAAGVEKMTDVETGVTVDALASAADREWEGFMGATFPALYAMVARLHMHRYGTTRDQLAQVAVKNHHNAMGNPRAQFRNEITLDTVKNSTMVADPFTLFDCSPITDGAASVIVAPAEMAKEYTDCPVYVIGTGQATDTISLHNRVDLCTFGASVAAGKRAYEMAGVTPQDIDLVEVHDCFTIAEILAIEDLGFFKKGQGGPATLAGETAIGGKIPVNTSGGLKACGHPVGATGIKQAVECVEQLRGQAGKRQVDGAEIAMTHNVGGTGGTAVCHIFSKSRRMK
- a CDS encoding DNA-binding protein, with amino-acid sequence MRLQKGEIATIAILSCALFAIVSMFFLMGHETYQTYGPDSDVGDNVVVEGILLSKERTYTGGHLLLAVKSGSIIANVFVYSSCEDHYLFNGMSAGDHIKLKGTVKLYKGEKEVVAEKIMTNSN
- a CDS encoding ferritin-like domain-containing protein; amino-acid sequence: MEGIFTKITSIMEKTFKGETTEVGLYLTMARKAELEGYPDIAMYLKNLAWEEAGHACEVLTILGKYGGMEIKSTKENLQMMLEGEKMATQEKLDAAMIARDEGVPDAALFFESASKDEHRHRSALEGFLKKL
- a CDS encoding DUF7847 domain-containing protein, with the protein product MGDFISILEKSVKGLANCSMLLLAGALVGILSLPGLLPYGSFSGTALELSGSYTFLIFPIIIMPLILSGSMGYALEYINSGSSSFSTFLGSIKKYYPKYLLASIVAFIIYYLLTTSLLLVLFSAGIAGDAFVASLMALVSLTIMFIGLMLIEFYDVCIITENHGVLKSFSMSVNFVKRNFAAVLPLFIIILILKLLVQFPLLMGMTAEFMTNETYMTNTSYMNATYMGNIDIAIGIPAMISVGIFQALIQAFVFAFTILYKMNFYITIRDRKRITDFDYDFSEETK
- a CDS encoding Zn-ribbon domain-containing OB-fold protein — protein: MSVPRFWREIPARYNLIGTKCENCGKFYFPPRRLCPECRRNSKMVEYQFNGTGEVVTYSVIYTPGDSWIGKKPYVLAVIKLDEGPHLTSEVICEPSEISIGMRVKKVFRRIGEDGDKGMIHYGTKFIPE
- a CDS encoding amino acid ABC transporter ATP-binding protein, which codes for MVSIRDLHKTFGELEVLKGINAEIKKGEVIVVLGPSGSGKSTMLRCINLLEEPTKGQIFIGDMEITSKKTDINKMRQRVGMVFQQFNLFPHLTALQNVTLGPLKVQKKSKEEANKLGLELLKKVGLQEKANNFPIQLSGGQQQRVAIARALAMKPEVMLFDEVTSALDPELVKEVLDVMKTLAMEGMTMIVVTHEMGFAREVGDRIIFMDGGFIVEENTPDRFFTNPQHDRTKKFLNMIS
- the corA gene encoding magnesium/cobalt transporter CorA; translated protein: MAYNIDEAIYIPLQDLDKYPDHVKWISLSSPAEDEINSIASLLDLHPLVIEDMMQGEELPKVNEYPKYTFIITDILEFKEDELIANKLYMVLGKDFLMTLTEDIDTIRFVQNLVVSKARNIIEQGPDFLAYTFLDRGVDKFYPVLDEIEDIVMEVEDLVIEQPDKWILNVMTDVRRDLLIVRKSAWLIREVISSLMRGSSPFITPRTVIYLRDVYDHIIQTMELVETYRDILVSSRDTYMSSVSNSLNEVMKQLTIIATIMLPLSFIASVYGMNFKFMPELEWEYGYFAVLGFMILLTAIMIAYFRKKKWI